TGCTTATTTGTTCTGGATTCCATTAACAACTTTGATTTTGGTTTCCCTTTCCCTTTTCATCGTTGGGCAAAACTTAGCGGATGCTAGTGATCCACGTACACATAGATAGGAGTAAATATGACAAATTCAAAAAATGTAATATTGACTGCTCGCGATATTGTCGTGGAATTTGACGTTCGTGACAGAGTGTTGACAGCTATTCGTGGCGTTTCCCTTGACTTGATTGAGGGAGAGGTCCTAGCTCTTGTAGGAGAGTCTGGTTCAGGAAAATCTGTTTTAACCAAAACCTTTACAGGAATGCTCGAAGAAAATGGACGAGTGGCTAGTGGAACAATTGATTATCGTGGGCAAGATTTGACAGCCTTAAAAAGCCATAAAGAATGGGCGAATATTCGAGGAAGCAAGATTGCGACGATCTTCCAAGATCCGATGACGAGTCTTGATCCGATTAAGACAATCGGAAGTCAGATTACGGAAGTAATTGAAAAGCACCAAGGGAAATCAGCTAAAGAGGCTAAAGAACTAGCAGTAGATTATATGGAAAAGGTCGGAATTCCTGAAGCTGAGAAACGTTTTGACGAATATCCCTTCCAATATTCAGGTGGGATGCGACAACGGATCGTTATTGCGATTGCCTTGGCTTGCCGTCCAGATGTCTTAATTTGTGATGAGCCGACAACGGCCTTGGATGTAACTATTCAAGCTCAGATTATTGACCTGTTGAAATCTTTGCAGCAAGAGTATCATTTCACGACTATTTTTATCACCCATGACT
The window above is part of the Streptococcus himalayensis genome. Proteins encoded here:
- a CDS encoding ABC transporter ATP-binding protein gives rise to the protein MTNSKNVILTARDIVVEFDVRDRVLTAIRGVSLDLIEGEVLALVGESGSGKSVLTKTFTGMLEENGRVASGTIDYRGQDLTALKSHKEWANIRGSKIATIFQDPMTSLDPIKTIGSQITEVIEKHQGKSAKEAKELAVDYMEKVGIPEAEKRFDEYPFQYSGGMRQRIVIAIALACRPDVLICDEPTTALDVTIQAQIIDLLKSLQQEYHFTTIFITHDLGVVASIADKVAVMYAGEVVEYGTVEEIFYDPRHPYTWSLLSSLPQLADEKGELYSIPGTPPSLYTPVKGDAFALRSDYAMQIDFEEHPPIFKVSDTHWAKTWLLHENAPTVHKPSVIEDLHEKIRSKVGFAQIDF